A DNA window from Eikenella exigua contains the following coding sequences:
- a CDS encoding lysozyme inhibitor LprI family protein — protein sequence MKPLIKSVLALLIAASLAACGKEEAKPAALSCQAPEALEQLKAQIQATAFPPSGSELPAPQVGAAEIQAALDQLGFEITDIRTTQAASEGNKQLACEATLRFAPKPEAQARLKQSISDYMEINESDGIEYNEMMTAGDPTLKPDGQGGYIRPLSYTVSQTDSGDKLVINVDSKTASSGLQPPLSFYLAAPDLAKQVAEIRQKSAAEETRQQELNTLDQNRLQARIELLRTQNKQAHDELNKAWQALPAAARTQLKDAQNQWNRLRESQCAYQSTADSTEPLEQEALRIECDTRELQQRIPALKQEAEAFTGNQLTEATQRAQAAQQELRNVWQSVPADVKDIIGQDYQSWAASSAAKCAQAAQQAGGGNNGQLARLECTATEARNKAKELRGYVSQ from the coding sequence ATGAAACCCCTGATTAAATCCGTCCTCGCCCTCCTGATTGCTGCCTCGCTGGCCGCCTGTGGCAAAGAAGAAGCCAAACCTGCCGCCCTCAGCTGCCAAGCACCCGAAGCGCTCGAACAGCTCAAAGCCCAAATTCAGGCCACAGCCTTCCCGCCCAGCGGCAGCGAACTACCTGCCCCACAGGTTGGCGCCGCCGAAATCCAGGCCGCACTCGACCAACTCGGCTTCGAAATCACCGACATCCGCACCACCCAAGCCGCTTCCGAAGGCAACAAACAGCTTGCCTGCGAAGCCACCTTGCGCTTTGCCCCCAAACCGGAAGCCCAGGCCCGCCTGAAACAAAGCATTTCCGACTACATGGAAATCAATGAAAGCGACGGCATCGAATACAATGAAATGATGACCGCTGGCGACCCTACCCTCAAACCCGACGGCCAAGGCGGCTACATCCGCCCGCTCAGCTACACCGTCAGCCAAACTGACAGCGGCGACAAACTCGTTATCAACGTAGACAGCAAAACAGCTTCCTCCGGCCTACAACCGCCTCTCTCTTTCTACCTCGCCGCCCCCGATTTGGCCAAACAAGTAGCCGAAATCCGCCAGAAATCTGCTGCCGAGGAAACCCGCCAGCAAGAGCTGAACACACTCGACCAAAACCGTCTGCAAGCCCGCATTGAGCTCTTGCGCACTCAAAACAAACAGGCACACGACGAACTCAATAAAGCCTGGCAAGCTCTGCCCGCCGCCGCCCGTACCCAGCTGAAAGATGCCCAAAACCAATGGAACCGCCTGCGCGAAAGCCAATGCGCCTACCAAAGCACGGCCGACTCCACCGAACCGCTGGAGCAGGAAGCCCTGCGTATCGAATGCGACACCCGCGAGCTGCAGCAGCGTATCCCCGCCCTCAAGCAGGAAGCCGAAGCTTTCACCGGCAACCAGCTCACTGAAGCCACCCAGCGCGCCCAAGCCGCCCAGCAGGAATTGCGTAATGTGTGGCAAAGCGTGCCTGCCGATGTGAAAGACATCATCGGTCAAGACTACCAATCCTGGGCCGCCAGCAGCGCAGCCAAATGTGCCCAAGCCGCCCAACAGGCCGGCGGCGGCAACAACGGTCAGCTCGCCCGCCTCGAATGTACCGCCACCGAGGCCCGCAACAAGGCCAAAGAACTGCGCGGCTACGTTTCCCAATGA
- a CDS encoding HLGFF motif protein has protein sequence MRQFTLSTPNGTLLGFLVLIADNDDEPISGSAMIQAHAAALPPKDAAPARALEALAGQLLVWQPHGEGIALYDAEGGLAADIRQQYLRLGGHTLLLTDLEGNL, from the coding sequence ATGCGCCAATTCACCCTCAGCACCCCCAACGGCACCCTGCTCGGTTTCCTCGTGCTCATTGCCGACAACGACGACGAGCCCATCTCCGGCAGCGCCATGATTCAGGCGCACGCAGCCGCGTTGCCGCCGAAAGATGCCGCGCCTGCCCGCGCATTGGAAGCCCTGGCCGGCCAGCTGCTGGTTTGGCAGCCGCATGGCGAGGGCATTGCCCTGTATGATGCCGAAGGCGGCCTGGCGGCCGATATCCGCCAGCAATACCTGCGCCTCGGCGGCCACACCCTGCTGCTCACCGATTTAGAAGGAAACCTGTAA
- a CDS encoding NUDIX hydrolase — MNLTETQLSSEPIFDGKFVTIARDTVRLPNGNQGYRIVIRHPGAACVLAVTEADEVVLVRQWRYATGQALLELPAGKLDADEDPAVCAARELEEETPYRAQSVRLLHTFYTAPGFCDEKMYLYLAEGITPTSARQPDQDEFVETVLLSRQAVREAIINNQIQDGKTLVGLQYWLLNSK; from the coding sequence ATGAACCTCACCGAAACCCAACTTTCTTCCGAGCCGATTTTCGACGGCAAATTCGTTACCATCGCCCGCGACACCGTACGGCTGCCCAACGGCAACCAAGGCTACCGCATCGTTATCCGCCACCCCGGCGCCGCCTGTGTGCTGGCCGTTACCGAAGCAGACGAAGTGGTGTTGGTGCGCCAATGGCGTTATGCCACCGGCCAAGCCCTGCTCGAGCTGCCCGCTGGCAAGCTTGATGCCGACGAAGACCCGGCCGTGTGCGCCGCGCGCGAATTGGAAGAAGAAACCCCCTACCGCGCCCAATCCGTGCGACTGCTGCATACCTTCTACACCGCCCCCGGCTTCTGCGACGAGAAAATGTATCTCTACCTCGCCGAAGGCATCACGCCCACCAGCGCCCGCCAGCCCGACCAAGACGAATTTGTCGAAACCGTATTGCTCTCGCGCCAAGCCGTGCGCGAAGCCATTATCAACAACCAGATTCAAGACGGCAAAACCCTGGTCGGCCTGCAATATTGGCTGCTCAACAGCAAATAA
- the ppx gene encoding exopolyphosphatase, translated as MTIPANMLAAVDLGSNSFRLQICTNHNGQLQIVDSIKDMVRFAAGLDEHKQLDQAAQERALACLAKFHERLRGFPPEQVRAVATNTFRVAKNIAPFMPRAEAALGFPIEIIAGREEARLIYTGVIHTLPPGSGQMLVVDIGGGSTEFVIGSRLQPDITESLNLGCVSYSLRFFPKGKVSAESFKLAVNTARSEIQRIAKLLKSTGWQLAVGTSGTSRTLRDLIAAANPEDNRITPAALQKIAARLIEAGSAKKAKFDGMKADRIEVFAGGLAMMNAVFAELDIDSMTVTDAALRDGVFYDLIGRQLNEDMREQTIAHFQQRYHVSQNQAQRVATLAAQFFDMLAERESEKERHYWQQYLRWAALVHEIGTDIAYTAYHKHSAYILEQADMPGFSRQEQQILATLVLGQRGDLKKMAELPISPTMWLAVAALRLAVLFCRARLPHTLPAGTRLSYENKNYTLAISRQWPEDNPLTAGALADDAAQWRKIGIRFGLLLQ; from the coding sequence ATGACCATCCCCGCCAACATGCTGGCCGCGGTAGACCTCGGCTCCAACAGTTTCCGCCTGCAAATCTGCACCAACCACAATGGTCAGCTGCAAATCGTTGATTCCATCAAAGATATGGTGCGCTTCGCTGCCGGGCTGGACGAACACAAACAACTCGACCAAGCCGCCCAAGAGCGGGCACTGGCCTGCCTGGCCAAATTCCACGAGCGCCTGCGCGGCTTTCCGCCCGAGCAGGTGCGCGCCGTGGCCACCAACACCTTCCGCGTGGCCAAAAATATCGCTCCCTTCATGCCCCGCGCCGAAGCTGCCTTGGGCTTCCCCATCGAAATCATCGCCGGGCGCGAAGAAGCCCGCCTCATCTACACCGGCGTCATCCACACCCTACCGCCAGGCAGCGGGCAGATGCTGGTGGTTGATATTGGCGGCGGCTCCACCGAATTCGTAATCGGCAGCCGCCTGCAGCCCGATATCACCGAAAGCCTCAATCTCGGCTGCGTAAGCTACAGCCTGCGTTTCTTCCCCAAAGGCAAAGTGTCCGCCGAATCCTTCAAGCTCGCCGTCAACACCGCCCGCAGCGAAATCCAACGCATTGCCAAGCTGTTGAAAAGCACCGGCTGGCAGCTGGCCGTGGGCACTTCCGGCACCTCCCGTACCCTGCGCGACCTCATCGCTGCCGCCAATCCCGAAGACAACCGCATCACTCCCGCCGCCCTGCAAAAAATCGCCGCCCGCCTGATTGAAGCCGGCAGCGCCAAAAAAGCCAAATTCGACGGCATGAAAGCCGACCGCATCGAAGTATTCGCCGGCGGGCTGGCCATGATGAACGCCGTATTTGCCGAGCTCGATATCGACAGCATGACCGTAACCGACGCCGCCCTGCGCGACGGCGTATTCTACGACCTCATCGGCCGCCAGCTCAACGAAGACATGCGTGAGCAAACCATCGCCCATTTCCAACAGCGCTACCACGTCAGCCAAAACCAAGCCCAACGCGTGGCCACCCTCGCCGCCCAGTTCTTCGACATGCTCGCCGAACGCGAATCCGAAAAAGAGCGCCACTATTGGCAACAATACCTGCGCTGGGCCGCCCTCGTGCACGAAATCGGCACCGACATTGCCTACACTGCCTATCATAAGCACTCCGCCTACATCCTCGAGCAAGCCGACATGCCCGGATTTTCCCGCCAAGAGCAGCAAATCCTCGCCACCCTGGTGCTCGGCCAGCGCGGCGATTTAAAAAAAATGGCCGAGCTGCCTATCAGCCCCACCATGTGGCTTGCCGTGGCCGCCCTGCGCCTGGCCGTACTGTTCTGCCGCGCCCGCCTGCCACACACCCTGCCCGCAGGCACCCGACTGAGCTACGAAAACAAAAACTACACCCTCGCCATTAGCCGTCAATGGCCGGAAGACAACCCCCTCACTGCCGGCGCACTGGCCGATGATGCCGCCCAATGGCGCAAGATCGGCATCCGCTTTGGGCTACTGCTGCAATAG
- a CDS encoding patatin-like phospholipase family protein codes for MRIRACNAVLKRGAAAVLLALLGACSLVNYRPVATISQVDTMQGYRLEQSIAQQNDDVFVVLLFSGGGTRAAALGYGVLEELAKQPVYIEGREKPLLDSVDLVYGVSGGSVLATYYSLHGRDTIPAFEQQFLKQNFQKLVSRQVFSLANLPRLTSPEFGRGDLLQEQFEATLFGHATFGDLASRRKGPFAVVSATDMSIGRRFDFTQEFFDMMCLNLSDLRLARAVAASSAVPVVFSPITINNNGGNCGYTLPPRLQNALEHSSDEQQQARTRREFSQELALYQDSKNRPYVHLLDGGLTDNLGLRGLLEATEIYPSQILHRQLANQNVRKIIVISVNAQNQLDSTIDQSAKVPGLYDVLGAIINVPIDQNSQESLRRIRAVADQWNSQAGSRRGQPISLHFVSLSLRDLPDSTLRKNVLNISTSFYLPREDINNLKEAARVLMRQSPEYARVLAALSKEAGSESGAQEGSTAPAQDACKNGTAATRADCLEEGKAE; via the coding sequence ATGCGGATTCGTGCGTGCAATGCGGTGCTGAAACGCGGTGCGGCGGCGGTGCTGTTGGCGCTGCTTGGAGCCTGCTCGCTGGTGAACTATCGGCCGGTGGCCACTATTTCCCAGGTGGATACCATGCAGGGCTACCGGCTGGAACAGAGCATCGCACAGCAAAACGACGATGTATTCGTGGTGCTGCTGTTTTCCGGCGGCGGTACGCGTGCAGCGGCTTTGGGCTACGGCGTGCTTGAAGAGCTGGCCAAGCAGCCGGTATATATCGAGGGGCGGGAAAAACCGCTACTCGATAGTGTGGACTTAGTGTACGGCGTGTCCGGCGGCTCGGTGTTGGCTACTTATTATTCGCTCCACGGGCGCGATACCATCCCTGCATTTGAACAGCAATTCTTGAAGCAGAATTTCCAAAAACTGGTGAGCCGGCAAGTGTTTTCGCTGGCCAACCTGCCGCGCCTGACCTCGCCAGAATTCGGGCGCGGCGATTTGCTGCAGGAGCAGTTTGAAGCCACTTTGTTTGGCCACGCCACCTTCGGCGATTTGGCCAGCCGTCGCAAAGGCCCATTTGCCGTGGTGTCGGCCACCGATATGTCGATAGGGCGGCGCTTTGATTTCACGCAAGAATTTTTCGACATGATGTGCCTCAACCTTTCCGATTTGCGCCTGGCTCGCGCCGTGGCCGCCTCCAGTGCCGTGCCCGTGGTGTTCAGCCCGATTACTATTAACAACAACGGCGGCAACTGCGGCTACACTCTGCCGCCGCGCCTGCAAAACGCGCTGGAACACAGCAGCGACGAGCAGCAGCAAGCCCGAACTCGCCGCGAGTTCAGCCAAGAGTTGGCGCTATATCAAGACAGCAAAAACCGTCCTTATGTCCATTTGCTCGATGGCGGACTCACCGACAACCTTGGTTTGCGCGGCCTATTGGAAGCCACTGAAATCTATCCCAGCCAAATTCTGCACCGCCAGCTGGCCAACCAAAACGTGCGCAAAATCATCGTGATCAGCGTAAACGCGCAAAACCAGCTCGACAGTACCATCGACCAAAGTGCCAAAGTGCCCGGCCTCTACGATGTGTTGGGCGCCATCATCAACGTGCCCATCGACCAAAATTCGCAAGAGTCGCTACGCCGCATCCGTGCTGTGGCCGACCAATGGAACAGCCAGGCCGGTAGCCGCCGAGGCCAGCCGATCAGCCTGCATTTCGTGAGCCTAAGCTTGCGCGATTTGCCCGACTCCACCCTGCGCAAAAACGTGCTCAATATTTCCACCAGCTTTTACCTGCCGCGTGAGGACATCAACAACCTGAAAGAAGCCGCCCGCGTGCTGATGCGCCAATCGCCCGAATACGCCCGGGTGCTGGCTGCCTTATCGAAAGAAGCGGGGTCAGAATCAGGGGCGCAAGAAGGCTCGACTGCGCCGGCTCAAGATGCCTGCAAAAACGGCACAGCGGCAACCAGGGCAGATTGTTTGGAGGAAGGTAAGGCAGAGTGA